GCTCAAATCCTCCTCAACTGGCATCATATTCAGATCAGGTAGCAAAAAGCTACCCTGGGTTTCAACAAACTTTTGGTCCCCGCAAGAATCGGGTGGTGGGAAATTCTCACAACTTGCTTGTGTTGCTGTCACCGAAAATGAAGTGTGGTCAATATCAGGGCTTGCTTCAGTTTGGTGGGGTTGACTAGAAAATGTTTCCTCCCGTCCAGCAGAGGTTGTGCATTCTTGCTTTGCTGATTGCAAATCCAAATCCAGCTGCAAAATGGAACGAATTCTGTTACTTTCTTTCCTAGAGTCATGACCCGGCTACATTTGATAATTCAAGTCAAtcagagaaaattttaaataacaattaaaaagCAAATacattataaataataataataataataataataaaaatagggtTCATTATGTGTATTTAAAAGCAACATTGAGTGAGATTACATTGAATTGCAAAATGAAGTACAAATCTTCCAGcagtttcttaaaaaaaaaaacttttttggCAACTAATTGGCAAAATAGTTTGTGCTGCATGTGCCCAAGCCTATCTCCATGTTAACAAATAATTACTGGTCATCTCCCACCTACAGAAGTGTATATGCACCTGCAAACAATTACAGCAAGCACAGAATCATTAACCATGCCACACATGTACACGATCGTGCATATGCACTTGATGTCCAAAAAATTAGGTTTGTGATTTATGAAAGCTTGAGGACACCATGGTCAAGTCCGCAACAGGTAGACAAGCAAAAGACTGGGTGACTAACATTTTCAGGTAAGAGAGGGTGGCAAGGCCAGAAGCATTATTGAATCTCTAGCCTTTGGAATGTTCTTAAAGTCAGATCTCACACCCATTTTCGGGTAAGGCAGGTCCAGTCCAATCCCAAATTCTCAATTAATTGGCTTTAAAATAATAGACTGATCAAGTTCATCAAATGAATTCTAGATACTCTGATATCATCAATATTTTAATCCAGAGCAAAATTATCTGGAACAGGTAGAGGAAGCTTCTGAACGAAATTAGAGTCCACAATCATCCATCATAATGACATTTCACTTGTCATGCATGCCAACAAGTGTGCCTTTCAATTTCATAATTTGTATTTAAAGTGAAGATTTGTCGAATGCAAATAATTCCATTCAGAATCTGCCAAAATAATTGCGCATATTACTTAACGATTGTAGTTGAAAGAAGAAATCATCACGTTTAATATCACGGTTAAGAGATTAGACTATATTCAAAACTTTGTATCATGTATCTTCCCCTGAAACAATACCAGGAACTCTGAACCGGTCAatcttgaaatatatatatatattgttttgccTCTGTTGCTTAATTGGGCCTGCTCTTATGTCCATATATATATCTAAAGATGTTTGAGAACGTCCCGCGTAATGGACATAAGAGCAGGCCCAATTAAGCAACAGAGGCAAAACAAGGAAATAGACGATTAATAAGAACAACTGGTTCaccttcattttcttcaagctctCATTCGCCGCTCTCTCTTTTCTAACCGTGACACGTAATGCTGCTATCTCCTGTTTGACGTATCCAAGGTTAATAAAACCCACAGAGAAAAAGATAGAAGAGATCCTCTCAAACTTAAGGGAGGCAAACTAAACGTCAACATTAAGTTCCAGATTATACCTTTCGCAAATATATTCTTTCCTTTAACAGCATACTCTCCTCTTCTTTAAGTTCAGCAAATGTCTGCAAACAATCAATGGAAGTGTTCTACTTAGAACATACAGGAATCCGGTGAATATTATAGCAATTCAGTAATAAATGTTTTTCCACGAAGGATGAACCCGTTCCTTCAAACGGCCCGGGAAATTTTTGGGATCATTTTCCCTATTTTAGCATATGAAATAGTCAAACAAGAAATACCCATTACACGGAGAGGCATTCATTGCAGAGCTCGCCCAGGAATAAAAACTGTGCTgtaacatttttcccaaaaataaataaaacatcaCTCAAAACAAAACATTACCTTCTTTCTTCTTGACCTCCTGCCTGTGGTGGCGGTGTTGGCTTCATTTGTACCAGTGCCCTGAAAAGTTCATCACCCATATACAGAATTATTGAATAGACCAATTAAACTGCCATGGTTGGTATTTATTACTTATTAGCATCCATATTTACAACactgaaaattcaaaaaaaaaaaaaaaaaaagatgagggACATGCATAAGAATCACCTAAAGGGTGATGCTATCCACTTCCCACTGGGGTTAACAGTGAACAACCTCCCTGTCCTTGCTTTGCCACGTGGCGCATAGCTATTGGACGGGAGAGGAGCCCCAAAGGGACGCGCGTACACAATCCCCGCCACCCCTGATTTAACAACCCTGCCGCGATTCGCCTACTAACGGACAGGATTTATCCTAAAACCCGGGCCCATGTGGGCCATATCCCACCAACAAACACAAACATAAACATCCAGCACACGCAACCTTCCTGAACGAAGCCTCTATTCTTTCCCAAGCCCTCCATGATCGAACGGCCTAGCACTAACGACCAGTTAGTCGTCCGGTGAGCGCTACTACAGCGGAACATACAACCTCCCAGTAGCCCTAACCAAGCCAGCTCGCAAGTTGCCACCACATCACGAAGATCACGTGATCGCGCACGGCACTGAATCCTTGTTCTCTCGGGATCACGTGGCTCAACAAACGTGGCAGACATCGATTGGCTCCTTGGGTGGACTCGTACGTGGATGCTTCTACTCCAGGTCCCAACGAACCTCTGGCCTGTATGATCCCCATGATCTCTGAACAATGATTCTGATGATCAATCCACAACCGTCCGATTAAGCCCCAAAGCGTTTTTGGACAGCCGGACCCACATGCTCGCATGCAACGTGTAAATGACAAACAGTATGAGGGAGTCAACACAGATTCTATGCCATCTCGAGAAAAGTAAGCCTGATAAAGGGTTCAGATAAACACGCGACGCCGATAAATAAATACAAAGAAAAGCAAAAGCCGAAAGGGGAAGACATGATCAACCGGCAACACCCGCGCCCACACCAGATAATTTCCGCACCACGGAACATGATCAACCGCATTCAACCAACGCAGACCTAACCGCATACAAAACCCAGACCCCCGCAAAACAATTATTTTAATGACGAAAACTGCCCTCGCTGTTTGGCTAGGGATTTGACTCTAGAATGGCAATTTCGTCCTTGAAAAAGAGCAAAAAAGGTACACCACACAGGAAGTTTCCTGGTTCCGGGACGGACCAATGGGTATTCTCTCCCTGACAAAAATGTCCTCGCAAACCAGCCGGTTCACGGTGTGACCTGTAAGGGTGTTTTGGTCAATTCACGGTGGCGGTGAGCGACAGCAGACATGAATGACGGGCGAACGGAAAAGAGGCGAGATGAAAACGCGAAGAACTTTCAAGTTTCGAGTTTCAGTCACGGGCTGACCCCACgtgagagagagcgagagaggtCATAAAAGGGGATCGCCAAGGGCATTTCGGTCCACGGCAATATAGACTATGTGCACATAGTAACTCCCGACGCCCGACGACAAAGCGACCACCGCTGGCAGATTGGTCAAACAAagggagaaagagaagaagagaaaaaaaaaattgaaaagtgaATGGGCCGGAACTGAACTGTATGATCGGAAAAACGGCAACATCGGGTTAAATAGGAAATATGGTAATAAAGAGGGGGTAAAATGGGCGTAAAAAGCGAAAAATGGCCTTCTGAATATCAGAATATCTCGTAGACAAACAATCACGGAAATACTCGCCACTCCTGACAAGAAAATCATCCCAagatttttttcacaaatattgCGGCATCAAGCATCCGCTGCAATCTTCAAATCCAAGAATTCTCCTACGTAATTTTGGGCATCCGGCAGGGGTAGTTCCGGCAACGGATAATATCTGAGAGAATAATATCAGTTGGCCGGAAAGATGACACCGCCGCCGGCAAAAAAGACAAAGAAGAACAAAGCAGAGGAGAAGGATgcggaggaggaggaagaggaggaCAAACCTTGGATCTGCCGGCGGAGGAACagttggccggtcgactgaactcttcCAAGCCACCGTCGGCGGTAGCGCAGGGAGAGCCACCGCCGCTCCAAGAGAGCGGCGTGGTTGGACTGTCTCTGGTTGACTCGTGGTCCTTCCTCGTGAGAACGGCGGAGCATCTGAAGACTAGTTTGGACCGGGGCTGTCGGAGCCCCCAGTCGAGCGGCGGTAGGACCGCCGGAGGCCTCGCTGGCGGCGTGGCGTACGACTGCTTGAGCCGCACCAGCAGCTCCACCACCACCGTGTCATCTGTCATCGCGGCCCTTATCCACTCGTCCTTCGCCATCGATCAGCTCGTCTCCGCCAACACAACAGAAACAAAGACAATAGAGGCAGACGCCAATAAGAGAGTGCAGAAAAAGAGAACAAGGATGGAGACGGAAGctgattgagagagagagagagagagagagagagagagagagagagggatggtGGCGGAGAAATGAGATGAGAAAACCTATTGAATTTGAGGAACAACTAAAAAGGGTTGCTgcttggaaatatatatatatatatatatatatatatatatataaataaacatTTTTGTATGTTTATAACTGTATCTGGTTTGGTTACTGGAGTTGTGTGGTGATGGGTCCAGGGCTGGgctattttgttaaaaaaattaattctaaaatttaatttttctcatCTAGTGTAGATGAGGTCCACAATAGAAACGTGGAGACCGATGCGAACCGTGTGCTTCAGGCTCCAGCAGTCCAGCCCCCTTCACATATACGGAGCTCCGCAGAGATGCCCCATGGGCCGCTACCCAATATCGCATACCCACCCGACTGATGCCGTGGAGCCTGACTGACCGAGTTGCCCGCCTGCCCCGCCTGCGCCTACCTTTCAGAAAACCATGATCTTCCAGCTGGCAGCCGCATAATGAATCTTTAGTTGAAGAAGAAAATATGTAACAATATTGAGGCACATATTGGAGAAAATATATGGAATCAAAACACTTACACGTAAGCGATTCTGCCAATGAATGCATGCCACATGGACAGTGGGATGCGAATGGGCTTCGACTCCTTCGAATGGCTCGTAGATCGTTTCATCCACGTGGCATGAAATTATTAGTGAGATGATAGGTAAATGCTGGTGTGGCATTTAAAAAAATCTacacattttaattaaaatttgtgCATGAGAATATTTGTAGTGGAGATCTCAATTTCAAATTTTTGGGCAGGGACAGAAAAGGATATAAAAAGATAGATATTAAGATATTTTGTCATATATACtcaataaacttttgaataaactttgaagaaaaaaaaaagatatgttGGAAGATGTTTTTACTCTTTATTGAAATGATAAGATTTTATGTGATTATGGCATGTATAtttgtaatattaattaaaaCTAGTCGCAGACGCGCGAGCACGCGTACGCGCGTATAATGGTTTCAAtttgcttattttttttttttttactttttaaaactatcttattattactttactattacatTCTTTTAGTTTTTAAAGGAAATAAATAGTTACCATTTTTTAAGTTCCTAATGCTTTCTACACCATTATTAATTAGacaaaagatattttataaaGATCTTATAAGGGAGGGAATGAATAAGAATGTCAAATAGAGGAATGAATTCTCATGATTTATAACTTGAATTCAGTAGATTTTAagtaaacaatatatatatatatatatatatatatatagattataaTTTGATAATTAGTATacaactttaatttttttaattacgCTTTCATCTAAGGAAACCTCACCTTCATTGGCAACACTTCTATCTCGAAAATGGTGTTATCAATCCCTATTCCCCAATAATTATTCCTAACACAAAAAATAGGAGAATTTTAGTATCTTGCTTGGATCAAGAGATTCTAAGGAAGCCACCTTCATCAAAAACACAATTGCAAATGTGATTGAAAATTTAaagtatttgaaaatttaaagtaTGATTAAATGGAATATAAATGGTTTTAAGAAaagtaagagaaaaaaaaaattaaatgacttGAAAATAAATGGTAAACAAAGGATAAACTGTAAACTATTCTCAGGTTTGGATTATGGCTAATCCATTCTTCTTTAGAATCTAATCATCTTCCTGAGATCATGGATGCATTTAACATATTTTTCTTTGATTTAGCTGAGGATTAAGTAATGGAATTGGTTGAGTAGTTCTTCAAGAATGTTTGCACTTTACCTATTGGACTATTCAACCAAAAATTCTTGGAATGTCTTTTCCTTTTGTCGTTGAGATGTAGCCCCCCTTCATGTATCCAGTCTTTTTGTTTTGGCACGTGATAGGAACTCATCGAGCTTAAACAATGGTCTTTAACGTATTATGACAATGATGTCTTCCTTAAAAAGCAATAAGACATTCAAATTAATTAAGGCAAATTGTTGTTCTATTTTGTATCCATATTCGAGCCTTTAACTTCTCATGACATTTACTTCTCAACCCTAACCATAATGTGCAAAGACATATTCCTTCATTTTTCCATTCCATTGGTTACTTTTCTCTATAGATTGGTTTCTCCACCTGAGTTTATTGCCATTACACCATGCTACCAAGAAGACGATCTCAATTTCCATTGACGATGGGCACCATATTAAGAAAAAAGATAAAACCCTTCATGTCATGATTGAGGATCCTTCTTTTGATTGGATTAAAAATGTTTATTGCCCTATTGCCTCTACTTGCCCTAACTATGTTAAATTTGAAGGTACGTGTGGCTCATCTTGTGgcttgtgttagctttggtgtattcccaagaagggagggggtgaattggaattttaaacttttcttttaGGTTAAGTTAGAAGTTAATGtaatttggtaacctagggtcttttttatACAATCCCGAATACACAGATAATATAaaatgcggaaatttaaatcttacgcatcattcacatcataatatacacgtgcggtaaatataaagtgcagaaatatgaacagacacacgatatgttatcagggttcggccaattgtgcctacgtccccgcctctagctcacaagtctaaggattccactaatgctcacttaacgggtggagcggcaccgattacaaccaggtcaattagcagagggttgacctcaaccattacaaattctccttgcggggcggagaaggccttaggtcaaattcacaggactgaccccaacctttacacaatccttatctggctggattactgccccctcaggccatgcttggaaatacaacagtatttttcacaaacaaactggtatagtgattatgctttaatgtaaagcaaatatgtacccaaatatgcgcaatataatcaatgcacctcaatgatgtatgaactataagttcggtgctctacgtgtgcaatcaacactcagaataatgactttatctaatcaaacacaagagtgtatatcaaacaagttattctttgaaaaccagataaactaTGTCTCAAtctcatattagggtttcaaagatgttagcaataaatattcaaataaattcaaaaatatattcttcaatgtagcaaacacaagagttgtttgaaaacaagctttgaaaatgatttttgcacacaaaattatAGACTTAGGTTACTTGCagcaatgcaagaaccacaaccttatGAGAGTATTAGAAAGTATAAATGACGCACAaacacacaaaatatactcacaacacttgaaagatcaagaaggatgatgtgtatgagtgttttggagtagtataggctaaaataggattgtgaattttgagagaattttgtcCTAATCAAATTtgttaatccttactaattatgacaaatgaataggtatttataggtaaggaggattttttgaccaatgggtataattaaaaaagtttaaaacaggtttacaaaaattaaccccatttacctctttaaaataatcagtaaaaatattttaacccgcaaaGTTCGGGTGCCCCGCCTGAGGTTCAGGTGTCTAAATAGACAtagtcaaaaaatcaatttttagtggttcgagtgcccgaagagtgagtcagtcggctgaacaaaagtcaatagcatttgTTCGTTAGTTCGGGTACTTAGCTCCAAGTTCAATTAATcgaactgaccaattcggtcgcccgagcccattttgaacataATCGTTCAGGCGCCCGggttgttgaaaaggaacctaaCACAGGTTTGGGTTCCCGAGGTAGatacgctcaaaagtggttcgggtgcccaaacaacaagtcaacatattgacttgtttgGTCGCTTGAGCCGTTTAACACTGTGATgatcccaaaatatatatacgattcaagcataataataataaataaaaaaaaatggtcattaagttaatatcaatacaggaGTGCTTTTTTGTatgatccttgatttcatgtttgatgcctaaaaaagaccttatcttagcgagtgctcagagacggttgcggcttagtcgctcctagaaacactgtttgtacacgtaaataagtacatatacataaaatagtattttgacagacataatttgtaaaaatacatggtaaaataataataataataataataataataataataataataataataataataataataataataataataataataatataggtatcttatgtggggcccacatgagttatgaagtcgtgtggggtccacatgagtcccaaaactATTTAGGACTCATAAAAATGTgtaaggactattggagttacgtatgacccacttgggtctcgaagttgtataagacccacaagaccatgtggggcccacatgaatttttgaaattcaaatttaattttttttgaaaaaatactaaaacatgacttaaaaaaaataataataatgattttaaaaaaattaaaaaaataaaataattaattaattaactaattaattaattaattaaaaattaattaaatgggagtggtggcaagcactcccacatgaccttcGTCCCTATCCCATGCCTAacccatcccatgcccattctttaatttaaaaaaattataatttcacctctctccttacacttttacaaattctattttcttccccaaaattttcctataaataggaagctctcaaccttcatttttcataaaaaatttcaaaggtagagaaagattagtgaatgaaagaattaatggtagagagagaatttttgagtaagttctcactcacccactattttcgatctcatttcttagagatagtcattgtaTTCATAACACAAGATAAGTAAATTTGATcatattagatttttatttaaaatttatacccgagtttatttataagtaaatttcgattatgttagttagtttcataaaattctcctgaatttatttttacgcatatttaattatactagttttatcctcaatatacttgtatttatttttgagttaataaatgttCTAAACTCCttgggtattttacatcattaatttttataagaaaatatttttaacatgaaaattgtgtggcatgagtttatttatacattgcatatttcacgaaaatatgagtaaagattacttgaattgatattttttttatgttgcgtatttcac
This genomic stretch from Malania oleifera isolate guangnan ecotype guangnan chromosome 3, ASM2987363v1, whole genome shotgun sequence harbors:
- the LOC131152213 gene encoding uncharacterized protein LOC131152213; translation: MAKDEWIRAAMTDDTVVVELLVRLKQSYATPPARPPAVLPPLDWGLRQPRSKLVFRCSAVLTRKDHESTRDSPTTPLSWSGGGSPCATADGGLEEFSRPANCSSAGRSKGTGTNEANTATTGRRSRRKKTFAELKEEESMLLKERIYLRKEIAALRVTVRKERAANESLKKMKLDLDLQSAKQECTTSAGREETFSSQPHQTEASPDIDHTSFSVTATQASCENFPPPDSCGDQKFVETQGSFLLPDLNMMPVEEDLSSGLETTLCGMS